A portion of the Gossypium arboreum isolate Shixiya-1 chromosome 8, ASM2569848v2, whole genome shotgun sequence genome contains these proteins:
- the LOC108470070 gene encoding xyloglucan 6-xylosyltransferase 2-like isoform X1 — MIDNCLGAQRSRKIQRALRHCKVTILCLVLTLVVLRGTIGAGKFGTPGQDLAEIRDHLYSRKRGEPHRVLEEVQTISLDKHDGADTNAGTNNYNEFDINKVLIDEEPDVPKRDPNAPYSLGPRISDWDEQRSRWLQENPNYPNFIGPNKPRVLLVTGSSPKPCENPVGDHYLLKSIKNKIDYCRLHGIEIFYNMALLDAEMAGFWAKLPLIRKLLLSHPEVEFLWWMDSDAMFTDMAFEVPWERYKDSNFVMHGWNEMVYDQKNWIGLNTGSFLLRNGQWALDILDAWAPMGPKGKIREEAGKVLTRELKNRPVFEADDQSAMVYLLATQREKWGDKVYLENSYYLHGYWGILVDRYEEMIENYHPGLGDHRWPLVTHFVGCKPCGKFGDYSVERCLKQMDRAFNFGDNQILQIYGFTHKSLASRRVKRVRNETGNPLEVKDELGLLHPAFKAVKVRAFRDES; from the exons ATGATAGACAATTGCTTGGGAGCTCAAAGATCTAGAAAGATCCAGAGAGCTCTCCGTCATTGCAAGGTCACCATCCTCTGCCTCGTCCTCACCCTCGTCGTCCTACGTGGCACTATCGGAGCCGGTAAATTCGGGACTCCGGGCCAGGACCTCGCCGAGATCCGCGACCACCTCTATTCCCGGAAACGTGGCGAGCCGCATCGCGTCCTCGAAGAAGTCCAAACGATTTCCTTAGATAAACACGACGGCGCCGACACCAACGCCGGCACCAATAACTACAACGAGTTCGACATAAATAAGGTCTTAATTGATGAGGAACCAGACGTCCCGAAACGCGATCCCAACGCGCCCTATTCGCTCGGGCCCAGAATCTCCGATTGGGACGAGCAACGCTCTAGATGGCTTCAAGAAAACCCTAATTACCCGAATTTCATCGGTCCAAACAAGCCGAGGGTTCTCTTAGTCACTGGTTCATCTCCCAAACCTTGTGAGAACCCTGTCGGTGATCATTACTTATTGAAATCGATCAAGAACAAGATCGATTATTGTAGATTACACGGGATCGAGATATTTTACAACATGGCGCTGTTGGATGCTGAAATGGCAGGGTTTTGGGCGAAATTACCGTTGATTCGAAAGCTTTTGCTCTCGCATCCGGAGGTGGAATTCTTGTGGTGGATGGATAGTGACGCCATGTTTACTGATATGGCATTTGAGGTTCCTTGGGAAAGGTATAAAGACTCCAACTTTGTTATGCACGGTTGGAATGAAATGGTTTATGATCAGAAGAATTGGATTGGGCTAAACACTGGGAGTTTTTTGTTGAGGAATGGGCAATGGGCACTTGACATTCTTGATGCTTGGGCTCCAATGGGTCCTAAAGGCAAGATTAGGGAAGAAGCAGGGAAGGTTTTGACCCGGGAGCTTAAGAATAGACCCGTTTTCGAAGCCGATGATCAGTCTGCAATGGTGTATTTGTTGGCTACTCAAAGGGAGAAGTGGGGTGATAAGGTTTACTTAGAGAATTCTTATTATTTGCACGGTTATTGGGGGATCTTGGTTGATAGATATGAGGAAATGATTGAGAATTATCACCCAGGTTTAGGGGATCATCGTTGGCCGTTGGTGACCCACTTTGTGGGGTGCAAACCTTGTGGTAAGTTTGGGGATTACTCGGTGGAGAGGTGCTTGAAGCAGATGGATAGAGCATTCAATTTTGGGGATAATCAGATTCTTCAGATTTATGGGTTCACTCACAAGTCATTGGCTAGTAGAAGGGTTAAGAGAGTACGAAATGAGACGGGTAATCCGCTTGAGGTGAAAGATGAGCTTGGACTGCTTCATCCGGCTTTTAAAGCCGTTAAG GTAAGGGCGTTCAGAGATGAATCATGA
- the LOC108467958 gene encoding sm-like protein LSM4: MLPLSLLKTAQGHPMLVELKNGETYNGHLVNCDTWMNIHLREVICTSKDGDRFWRMPECYIRGNTIKYLRVPDEVIDKVQEETKSRADRKPPGVGRGRGRAREDGPGGRQPKGAGRGLDDSARTTSGGRGRGGSGGKNTGGRGSGRGRG; this comes from the exons atg CTTCCTCTTTCTCTACTAAAAACGGCACAGGGTCATCCTATG TTGGTGGAACTGAAAAATGGGGAGACATATAATGGACATTTGGTCAATTGCGACACTTGGATGAACATCCATCTTCGTGAAGTTATCTGTACTTCAAAG GATGGAGACAGGTTTTGGAGAATGCCTGAATGCTATATCCGTGGAAATACAATCAAGTATCTTCGAGTTCCTGATGAG GTAATTGATAAAGTTCAGGAAGAAACAAAGAGTCGTGCAG ATAGGAAGCCTCCTGGTGTAGGCCGTGGGAGAGGCAGGGCTCGAGAAGATGGTCCTGGTGGAAGGCAACCAAAAGGAGCTGGGCGTGGGCTAGATGACAGTGCTAGGACTACAAGTGGAGGCCGAGGGAGGGGTGGTTCAGGTGGAAAAAACACTGGAGGCAGAG GTAGTGGCCGGGGTCGGGGTTGA
- the LOC108469385 gene encoding rapid alkalinization factor-like, whose translation MANPSGFLLAISLLLTTTLIIAVLAAESSGVHHLSWVPTTVNKSGGCKDSTAECMANVDEDEFDIGSEIKRRILQTTTYISYKALQRDTVPCSRRGASYYNCRPGAEANPYTRGCSTITRCRR comes from the coding sequence atggctaATCCCTCGGGTTTTCTGCTCGCCATTTCCTTACTCCTTACAACAACCCTGATCATCGCCGTGTTGGCCGCCGAATCAAGTGGTGTGCATCACTTGAGCTGGGTGCCGACGACGGTGAACAAGTCCGGTGGCTGCAAGGACTCAACGGCGGAGTGCATGGCTAACGTGGACGAGGATGAGTTCGACATAGGGTCCGAGATCAAGAGGCGCATATTGCAAACCACCACTTACATAAGCTACAAAGCACTTCAGAGGGACACCGTGCCGTGTTCTCGAAGGGGCGCTTCGTATTATAACTGTCGGCCAGGAGCCGAAGCTAACCCTTACACCCGAGGTTGCAGCACCATTACTCGCTGCCGTCGTTAA
- the LOC108470070 gene encoding xyloglucan 6-xylosyltransferase 2-like isoform X2, with amino-acid sequence MIDNCLGAQRSRKIQRALRHCKVTILCLVLTLVVLRGTIGAGKFGTPGQDLAEIRDHLYSRKRGEPHRVLEEVQTISLDKHDGADTNAGTNNYNEFDINKVLIDEEPDVPKRDPNAPYSLGPRISDWDEQRSRWLQENPNYPNFIGPNKPRVLLVTGSSPKPCENPVGDHYLLKSIKNKIDYCRLHGIEIFYNMALLDAEMAGFWAKLPLIRKLLLSHPEVEFLWWMDSDAMFTDMAFEVPWERYKDSNFVMHGWNEMVYDQKNWIGLNTGSFLLRNGQWALDILDAWAPMGPKGKIREEAGKVLTRELKNRPVFEADDQSAMVYLLATQREKWGDKVYLENSYYLHGYWGILVDRYEEMIENYHPGLGDHRWPLVTHFVGCKPCGKFGDYSVERCLKQMDRAFNFGDNQILQIYGFTHKSLASRRVKRVRNETGNPLEVKDELGLLHPAFKAVKIRI; translated from the exons ATGATAGACAATTGCTTGGGAGCTCAAAGATCTAGAAAGATCCAGAGAGCTCTCCGTCATTGCAAGGTCACCATCCTCTGCCTCGTCCTCACCCTCGTCGTCCTACGTGGCACTATCGGAGCCGGTAAATTCGGGACTCCGGGCCAGGACCTCGCCGAGATCCGCGACCACCTCTATTCCCGGAAACGTGGCGAGCCGCATCGCGTCCTCGAAGAAGTCCAAACGATTTCCTTAGATAAACACGACGGCGCCGACACCAACGCCGGCACCAATAACTACAACGAGTTCGACATAAATAAGGTCTTAATTGATGAGGAACCAGACGTCCCGAAACGCGATCCCAACGCGCCCTATTCGCTCGGGCCCAGAATCTCCGATTGGGACGAGCAACGCTCTAGATGGCTTCAAGAAAACCCTAATTACCCGAATTTCATCGGTCCAAACAAGCCGAGGGTTCTCTTAGTCACTGGTTCATCTCCCAAACCTTGTGAGAACCCTGTCGGTGATCATTACTTATTGAAATCGATCAAGAACAAGATCGATTATTGTAGATTACACGGGATCGAGATATTTTACAACATGGCGCTGTTGGATGCTGAAATGGCAGGGTTTTGGGCGAAATTACCGTTGATTCGAAAGCTTTTGCTCTCGCATCCGGAGGTGGAATTCTTGTGGTGGATGGATAGTGACGCCATGTTTACTGATATGGCATTTGAGGTTCCTTGGGAAAGGTATAAAGACTCCAACTTTGTTATGCACGGTTGGAATGAAATGGTTTATGATCAGAAGAATTGGATTGGGCTAAACACTGGGAGTTTTTTGTTGAGGAATGGGCAATGGGCACTTGACATTCTTGATGCTTGGGCTCCAATGGGTCCTAAAGGCAAGATTAGGGAAGAAGCAGGGAAGGTTTTGACCCGGGAGCTTAAGAATAGACCCGTTTTCGAAGCCGATGATCAGTCTGCAATGGTGTATTTGTTGGCTACTCAAAGGGAGAAGTGGGGTGATAAGGTTTACTTAGAGAATTCTTATTATTTGCACGGTTATTGGGGGATCTTGGTTGATAGATATGAGGAAATGATTGAGAATTATCACCCAGGTTTAGGGGATCATCGTTGGCCGTTGGTGACCCACTTTGTGGGGTGCAAACCTTGTGGTAAGTTTGGGGATTACTCGGTGGAGAGGTGCTTGAAGCAGATGGATAGAGCATTCAATTTTGGGGATAATCAGATTCTTCAGATTTATGGGTTCACTCACAAGTCATTGGCTAGTAGAAGGGTTAAGAGAGTACGAAATGAGACGGGTAATCCGCTTGAGGTGAAAGATGAGCTTGGACTGCTTCATCCGGCTTTTAAAGCCGTTAAG ATCCGTATATGA
- the LOC108468134 gene encoding thiamine pyrophosphokinase 1-like isoform X2 — translation MDLMHHSSTFLLPTIPLHHGPSLTYALVVLNQTLPRFAPLLWKHAQLRLCADGGANRVFDEMPLLFPEEDASDVRRRYKPDVIKGDMDSIRKEVLDFYSSLGTEIIDKSHDQDTTDLHKCITYIRDFTPDVNKSSLCILVAGALGGRYDHEMGNLNVLYCFSSLRIVLLSDDSLIYLLPRTLHHEIHIQTSVEGPHCGLIPIGVPSRSSTTTGLRWNLNNTEMRFGGLISSSNIVVGEKVTVQSDTDLLWTISIKKL, via the exons ATGGACCTAATGCATCATTCTTCTACTTTTCTGCTCCCTACGATTCCCCTACACCACGGCCCTTCTCTAACGTACGCCCTTGTTGTTCTTAACCAAACCCTCCCCAGATTCGCCCCTTTGCTTTGGAAACACG CTCAGCTTCGTCTCTGTGCTGATGGTGGCGCCAACCGTGTGTTCGATGAAATGCCTCTATTGTTCCCTGAGGAAGATGCTTCCGATGTTCGAcgcag ATACAAACCGGATGTAATTAAAGGTGATATGGATTCAATACGAAAGGAAGTACTTGATTTTTATAGTAGCCTA GGAACGGAGATTATCGATAAATCCCATGATCAAGACACCACGGATCTACATAAATGTATAACATACATTCGGGACTTCACTCCCGATGTGAATAAGTCTAGT CTTTGCATTCTTGTTGCCGGAGCACTTGGTGGACGATATGACCACGAGATGGGAAACCTAAACGTTCTATATTGTTTCTCCTCCTTACGGATAGTTCTTTTATCAGATGACAGTCTCATCTATCTTCTTCCTAGGACTCTTCATCACGAGATACATATTCAAACATCTGTTGAGGGCCCACACTGTGGACTCATCCCAATCGGGGTGCCATCGAGGAGTAGTACAACAACTGGGCTCCGGTGGAATCTGA ATAACACGGAGATGAGATTTGGTGGTTTAATAAGCTCATCGAATATAGTCGTAGGAGAGAAAGTGACAGTGCAATCAGATACTGATCTTCTTTGGACCATTTCCATTAAAAAGTTGTAG
- the LOC108468134 gene encoding thiamine pyrophosphokinase 1-like isoform X1 has translation MDLMHHSSTFLLPTIPLHHGPSLTYALVVLNQTLPRFAPLLWKHAQLRLCADGGANRVFDEMPLLFPEEDASDVRRRYKPDVIKGDMDSIRKEVLDFYSSLGTEIIDKSHDQDTTDLHKCITYIRDFTPDVNKSSQLCILVAGALGGRYDHEMGNLNVLYCFSSLRIVLLSDDSLIYLLPRTLHHEIHIQTSVEGPHCGLIPIGVPSRSSTTTGLRWNLNNTEMRFGGLISSSNIVVGEKVTVQSDTDLLWTISIKKL, from the exons ATGGACCTAATGCATCATTCTTCTACTTTTCTGCTCCCTACGATTCCCCTACACCACGGCCCTTCTCTAACGTACGCCCTTGTTGTTCTTAACCAAACCCTCCCCAGATTCGCCCCTTTGCTTTGGAAACACG CTCAGCTTCGTCTCTGTGCTGATGGTGGCGCCAACCGTGTGTTCGATGAAATGCCTCTATTGTTCCCTGAGGAAGATGCTTCCGATGTTCGAcgcag ATACAAACCGGATGTAATTAAAGGTGATATGGATTCAATACGAAAGGAAGTACTTGATTTTTATAGTAGCCTA GGAACGGAGATTATCGATAAATCCCATGATCAAGACACCACGGATCTACATAAATGTATAACATACATTCGGGACTTCACTCCCGATGTGAATAAGTCTAGT CAGCTTTGCATTCTTGTTGCCGGAGCACTTGGTGGACGATATGACCACGAGATGGGAAACCTAAACGTTCTATATTGTTTCTCCTCCTTACGGATAGTTCTTTTATCAGATGACAGTCTCATCTATCTTCTTCCTAGGACTCTTCATCACGAGATACATATTCAAACATCTGTTGAGGGCCCACACTGTGGACTCATCCCAATCGGGGTGCCATCGAGGAGTAGTACAACAACTGGGCTCCGGTGGAATCTGA ATAACACGGAGATGAGATTTGGTGGTTTAATAAGCTCATCGAATATAGTCGTAGGAGAGAAAGTGACAGTGCAATCAGATACTGATCTTCTTTGGACCATTTCCATTAAAAAGTTGTAG
- the LOC108468600 gene encoding ferritin-like catalase Nec2 — MATPSSLCWLLGVEARQDAVLRTMLYEKGEEKVDPYDIMVFEFTNMISRLRNELDKCGVKDEGLIVPLKHSAESQTTSNVLLADPDSLSYSRTPKEIMRIMYGTGDEHRPDGFFPKGANGRIARECLNNNKFRGL; from the exons ATGGCTACTCCATCGTCGCTTTGCT GGTTGTTGGGAGTGGAAGCTAGACAAGATGCAGTTCTAAGAACAATGTTATATGAGAAAGGTGAAGAAAAAGTGGACCCGTACGACATAATGGTGTTTGAATTCACAAACATGATCTCAAGGCTAAGGAACGAGCTAGACAAGTGTGGTGTCAAGGATGAAGGCCTAATTGTACCTTTGAAGCATAGTGCCGAGAGTCAAACCACCAGCAACGTGTTGCTGGCCGACCCAGATTCGCTCTCTTACTCGAGAACACCGAAGGAGATTATGAGGATCATGTACGGTACCGGTGATGAGCATAGGCCGGATGGGTTCTTCCCTAAGGGAGCTAATGGGAGAATTGCTAGAGAATGCCTCAATAATAATAAATTCAGAGGGCTATGA
- the LOC108467400 gene encoding xyloglucan 6-xylosyltransferase 2 gives MIDNCLGAQRSRKIQRTLRHCKVTILCLVLTVVVLRGTIGAGKFGTPGQDFVEIRDHLYSRKQGEPHRVLKEVQTTSSDNHDGADTNAGTNNYNEFDINKILIDEEPDVSKRDPNAPYSLGPKISDWDEQRSRWLQDNPNYPNFIGPNKPRVLLVTGSSPKPCENPVGDHYLLKSIKNKIDYCRLHGIEIFYNMALLDAEMAGFWAKLPLIRKLLLSHPEVEFLWWMDSDAMFTDMAFEVPWERYKDSNFVMHGWNEMVYDQKNWIGLNTGSFLLRNGQWALDILDAWAPMGPKGEIREEAGKVLTRELKNRPVFEADDQSAMVYLLATQREKWGDKVYLENSYYLHGYWGILVDRYEEMIENYHPGLGDHRWPLVTHFVGCKPCGKFGDYSVERCLKQMDRAFNFGDNQILQIYGFTHKSLASRRVKRVRNETSNPLEVKDELGLLHPAFKAVK, from the exons ATGATAGACAATTGCTTGGGAGCTCAAAGATCTAGAAAGATCCAGAGAACTCTCCGTCATTGCAAGGTCACCATCCTCTGCCTCGTCCTCACCGTCGTCGTCTTACGTGGCACTATCGGAGCCGGTAAATTCGGGACTCCGGGCCAGGACTTCGTCGAGATCCGGGACCACCTCTATTCCCGGAAACAAGGCGAACCGCATCGCGTCCTCAAAGAAGTCCAAACGACGTCGTCAGATAACCACGACGGCGCCGACACCAACGCCGGCACCAATAACTACAACGAGTTCGACATAAATAAGATCTTAATCGACGAGGAACCAGACGTCTCGAAACGCGATCCCAACGCGCCCTATTCGCTCGGGCCCAAAATCTCCGATTGGGACGAGCAACGCTCTAGATGGCTGCAAGACAACCCTAATTACCCAAATTTCATCGGTCCAAACAAGCCGAGGGTTCTCTTAGTCACTGGTTCATCTCCCAAACCTTGTGAGAACCCTGTCGGCGATCATTACTTATTGAAATCGATCAAGAACAAAATCGATTATTGTAGATTACACGGGATCGAGATATTTTACAACATGGCGCTGTTGGATGCTGAAATGGCAGGGTTTTGGGCGAAATTGCCGTTGATTCGAAAGCTTTTGCTCTCGCATCCGGAGGTGGAATTCTTGTGGTGGATGGATAGTGACGCCATGTTTACTGATATGGCATTTGAGGTTCCTTGGGAAAGGTATAAAGACTCCAACTTTGTTATGCATGGTTGGAATGAAATGGTTTATGATCAGAAGAATTGGATTGGGCTAAACACTGGGAGTTTTTTGTTGAGGAATGGGCAATGGGCACTTGACATTCTTGATGCTTGGGCTCCAATGGGTCCTAAAGGCGAGATTAGGGAAGAAGCAGGGAAGGTTTTGACCCGGGAGCTTAAGAATAGACCCGTTTTCGAAGCCGATGATCAGTCTGCAATGGTATATTTGTTGGCTACTCAAAGGGAGAAGTGGGGTGATAAGGTTTACTTAGAGAATTCTTATTATTTGCACGGTTATTGGGGGATCTTGGTTGATAGATATGAGGAAATGATTGAGAATTATCACCCAGGTTTAGGGGATCATCGTTGGCCGTTGGTGACCCACTTTGTGGGGTGCAAACCTTGTGGTAAGTTTGGGGATTACTCGGTGGAGAGGTGCTTGAAGCAGATGGATAGAGCATTCAATTTTGGGGATAATCAGATTCTTCAGATTTATGGGTTCACTCACAAGTCATTGGCCAGTAGAAGGGTTAAGAGAGTTCGAAACGAGACCAGTAATCCGCTCGAGgtgaaagatgagcttggattgCTTCATCCGGCTTTTAAAGCCGTTAAG TGA